The sequence ATCAACATCTTCAGAGGTTTTTCATTAGTTCTAAAATAAATCTTCGTCTAGCTAATAAACTCACCAGCATAAAATCTGTTATTATCCAATTATATCTTAACCTCTCCGTTTGTGCTAGTTGTCTTAATTTATGCAAGTGTGTGTTTCTAATAAATAATAGAAAAGGTGTGGTATTTAGTTCTTTCTGTTTACCCTCATGAGTCACAGCCTTGTCGAACTTCTCGTGTATACTTTTTTGGGGAATCATCTCAAATTTGTAAATACTTGGAAGATTCCTATTCTTTTAGGCGTTGTTTTAAGTGATTGTATGAGTTTATGTGATCATAAACAGGTAGTTAGCTGTAAGTAAATCGTAGTAGAAGTTTTTGGATGTGCTTATTGTTTTTTAAGCTTTACCGATATGAGAGAGTGCATGGGAAGTTGATTCTGTTCGGGAATTAACAAGTGAAATGGCTAAAATGGCATTCTATTATTAGTAAAATGCATCCTATTATTAGTTAAAATGCATCTTATAAAATAGAGTAAAAGCTTAGTTAGGTTAAAAGAATGTatgttatttaaatattttatgctTCTAAAATTAGTATTGTTATCACCACAAATCCTAGATAATCATACGAACCAACACAGAATTGTTATCCAAACATCAAAAAACTAATTAGTGTGGTTTGCCAGATTCAACTTGCTAATAATAAGTTTCTAAACACAAATCCAAATACCACTAAAGTCTGAAGACATGCTAACCTTTTGCCAATTgcatatatacaacaacaacaagacccaatcccgcacatgcgaggtatgggtaggtgagatgtagacaatccttcctctacccgaGAATAGAGGAGAAGTCGTTTCTTTAACCACaggaagagaaagtcatccctctctctactccagggtagagagattgcttccgtgggtGCCTCAGGCCAATAATAaaaaaaagataaataaataaacaaaaataaagaataataaaaataaaaataaaaataaagatgagACGCCATGGAAATGGTATAATCAAATTTCCATCTGCctgaaattcaatttaggctctaagtaaGCGGTAGTCCTCGCCAATTGCATATATATTTATCTAAATACAATTTATAGTAAATTCTACGTTGTGATGAAGCAATTTCAACACTCAGAATCACAAGTGAAATTCTATGATTTTGATGACTTTTTCGTCACAGGTTTCACAATTACTGTGAAGATATGCAGGATTCCACTTGAGCAATGAAGTAAGTGGTGTACTGTATTTACAGCATGCTGCAGATGTTATCATGCAGTTATCATCTTTTAGTTTGGTGAGCTTATCGGTAACCTCTTTCTCTGATTGATGTGTTGATCGAGTTATTTAATGTGATTATAAACGGCTAAACTTATGCAAATGAGTTTTCTGGTCATGAGGTTACATGTAGTTATACTGTAACAAAGACCAAATGAGTTGAGAGGGACAGAGGGTCTGTATTCTTTAAATATTGTCTTATTCTTATGATGATGTAAAAGTTTCATAGAAGTTCCAAGTTTTTTTGGAATCTTGGACAAATTGTGACCCTAGGTTGTTTTGGTAGTTCTGTATACCTTTTTATTTGAAAAGCAAAATGTTGCAAACATCTGGACATGATGACCATCCTCATGTgattcattattatgattatgttttGTTTGGCATGAATGTCGATATGATATAATGTGGGTTGGATGAATCAGCAAGCGCAAAGTTCAGTATCGGTTTGGAGAAAGCATTTGTCGATCTTTCTCTGAAACTTCTCATGTATATGAGACATAATCTTTCGTTTCAATGTTCCACGTACTCTAAATAATGTAAAAACCAGACCTGCAAGTCTAACTGTAACAAACCTAACTATGGTGCATTATTCACGAAACCGACTGATACACTGCCATCATGTAAACAAAGGCCCTAGTATCTCGTTCAACCTAAACGGGAGTTTTCAACCTTTGATAACACAGCCAACATCCGGGGTTTTCTCAACCTTCAATGGTACAGCCAACATCGTCGCAAATTGGGTTTCCTTCTAACGTGCGTGTGGTGGCATATGATCACGAAGATGGTTAAGTCTCCTCTGAGTGATGTcgatatcgccgttaaaaaaaaacgTAATTTATCAGTAGAAAATGGAAATGCTAGAACCCGTATTATTAGTAGAACATGTATTATGAACTCTATGGATGTCAGTAAATTATGAGTGATTGTTGAATTTACTACACAAATTTCTTGTCACTTCAAATACATATGTGTTTGTAGAAAACTATAAACCGAATGTGTGAAGGGACGCAAGTAGCCAAGTATGCAATAATACCCGAATGACCACTGTCGACAGCTGAGGTATGTGTTTGTTCGTAATCATGTTACAATATTGAGAAAAACATGAAATGCCTTGATACTCCATGTTTATTGTGTTGAGACGGCATAAATTCTCATAACCTTATCAATCTTGGCCCGACAAACAGGGCAAGTTCCTTGTTTAGATTCTATATTATCTAAACACGCCATACAACAAGACATATGTCCACATGGTACACAAGCTCCCTCAACCCGAGCTTCCCAACACACCACACACAACGCATCACCACTCTTACTTTCACTCTTTGCAACCAAAACATTACCCGAAACATTAGTAAGATTGTGGTCTTCAATAAAACTGTCATCAATAAGTGGTGGCGCAGAAGGGGCCCAAGATTCTACTTCAAACGGTCTTTGTTCCTTATTAATGTCCACTTTTTTGCAAACAGACTCATGTTCGGGCTGCCCATTTACCCTTTGATTACTACTTTCTTTCGGAGTTGTAGATTTTGGAGCGGTACTCCACCCGTTGAGCCCATCTTCATGTGGATCATTCATCATCCAACCATTGCTACTTGCTTCTGGATTTTGAAATTTACTCGAGCCCGAGCCCCATCCGTTATACTCATCATTCGGCTTCTCGTAAGCCCATCCATTGGTATTAATTTCCAGAAAACGAGGTTTGGATGATGAGCTAAAGCCCCAAACATTGGAATGGCTGTCGGGTGGATCGGGCTCATCACCCCACCCGTTAGTGATTGGGCTAGAACTAGTGGAAGCAAGAGAGGAACCCCAACCATTAAACTTGGTGTCATCTACGTTATTTCCCCATCCATTTCCTTCACTAGATTCATCTTTTTGGACCCCTCTTTTTAATAAATTAGTAAGAAAAAATGGTGTTTTCTTTTCCATTGAAGCAAGAAAAAAAATTACCTGTATAAACAACATATCATGAAATCAAATATTCACTTTATAATCTAATGAAAGAGTTTCTACGTACACATGGATAGGGGTGTGCATAATATCCGAATTCGAATCCGCAATCCAAATTATCCGAAAACccgatccgaaaatatccgaaaattcggatattcggatatccaaaAATGGATATCCGGATTTTTGGATTCGGATATCGGACAGAATATTCAaatttttcggatattcggataatccgatatccgaaataaaatacacttattattagtaatatatcacAGTACATCCAAAGTTATAAGAAATATAATAGTACAGGTTAAGCATATAATTAGTATGAATATCTCTATATAAACAGCTAACTAGATAATTGTTATGTTTGTGTTACGCTGATGTGTTAATCGTATTTTGAACTTTGTTATGCTTGTTACGATATCCGAAtctgaaatttcggatatccgaattcaCTGTCCGGATAATCGTATTAGATAcagttcggatattcggataatccagTATCCGAAtctgaaatttcggatatccgaatttcaaatatccgaaatttcggattcggatttcagATAGCCGaattcactatccgaattttcggatatccgaaatttcgaatATCCGGTTTTGCCCACCCCTACACATGGATACTGTAGGCACCGACGGATCGAGAAGGGGGCAAGTACCCCTGCCCCTCAACATATCAAAAATGACATTAAAAACATTTTTGTAAAGAATTACTTATATGTCATTTTAAAACGACACTGATTAAAGGTGGGTATTTGTTAGTAAATTGAGATTTACACGAGACCCGTACTCAATAAATTTCATTACaacttatatatattatgatttATGAGATGCGATTTCCATAGATATAATTCATATGAAATTTCACAAATAGCAAAATTACTATGATTGTGATTTCATATATCTACACAATTACAAATGCTTGATTTACTATAATCAAATTAAGTACATCACATGACAATTTTGATTTTGGAATCAATAACGGTAGTAATGTTAAACTGCACGCATATAGCAGATCTGATTCATAGAAGATAACGAGGAGCAGATAACATGAATGGATCATCGATCATATGTACCTAAAATTCCGGCAGCTTCTCGAGATATCAAGGATGATTGTAGACCACGAAACAGTTGTATGGATCAATTTGCATGTTAAGTTTGATTATACACGAGTTTGGGTTTTATATGATTTGATTATTAAGTTTATCGGGCCTGTAGGAGTATTTTGGCTGGGCCAAAATGGATTTGACTATCAAGTTTATTGGGCCTTTTGGAGTATTTTACCCTGTTAGCATGATAAGTTTATTGGTTAAAATATTCTCATTTCTCAAAGTATTTTAACAATATGTTCTCAAAATTCATAATTGTAAAAGTGTCCTCCGACCACACAGCATGCACCACGAACGGTGCATGATGACCTGTGCGGGTTACTGAGATAATCACCGAGACAACCTATTATCCTCGCAATAAGCACTAAACACCACGCACCATTCTTGGTGTGTGGTACTTGTTGCATTATTATATTAAATGGCCGTATCTTTTGATTTCATGCTCCGATTTTGTCATCGTTTTTTTCTTACATCATGTATTTTCTCGAGATTCATTCATTGGAAAGCTGATGAAGTGTCAAAAATAATTTTGAAATTAGACCTCATATTGCGATTTACGTTGACGTAGAAAATGTTCGATTTGCGAAATGTGTTGTTTATTCAAATTGATTGAGGATTTTCATGTACTTTTAGTCAACATTGGTGATAAATTTAACGAATTACAATTAGAATGTTCTATAGTAAGTTATAAGCGGTCAAAGTAGGTTTAAAAGTTACCCCACGCACAACGCATTGCGCTCATGTTTGGTGCGTGTTGCGATGAAAATAGGTTGTCTCGATGAATACGTCGGTGAAACGCACCACGCACGAAGCACCATGCACGGTGTGTGGTGTATGGAAGGTTGCATTTTGCAAATACGATTTTTTGTGGACATATTGTTAAACACTTTGAGAAATTGAGGCATTTTGAACAATTTCCCTACCTTTTAAATAAGAAATATGGTCAAAATGTcgtaaattctttaacgatatgcACTAAATTTTTTCGAATTCCCTTTTAACCTCCTATCCACGCACCACGCATGATGCGTGCAAGTCCGTGTGTGGTGCGTGTTCCCATGACCGTTGGCTTATTTTACCGGCTACACCGTCGGACGCAACGCGCAATAAGCAACACGCACGGTGCGTGGTGCGTTGTGTATGGTGCCCAAAATAAGATAAGATTTCAGGATTAAATTTTCTcacatttttcaattttttttggaTAACATTTATCTCCTTGTATACAATGACTTATTATCAGTTATTTTCATCATTCAAACAGGCATCATTTGGGTATCTTCCTATGATTTGCATTCCTGAATGGAACCAGTTCTAGGTCGAAATTCAAAACACAAAATTTTCATTCCTGAAAGGTACCAGAATTTCAGGATAAGATCAAATTTTCAGGATAAGATTTTCCGACCTTTTCAAAAAAAATTCGGGATAACATTTTATAAACTTTAAATGGATTGCCCTATGATCAATAcgttacaaaaaaaaaaagaaaaaaacactTCGGGCTTGTTTACTTTCTACTTAATGATCTGTTTCTGAACCGCTCTTAATTCAGAAAGTAAAATTGTTGTTTCTTTGTCACTTAATCTGAAATCTGGTCTGTTTCCAAGAGACATGAAATCAGACACCCCTCCAGAATAAGAGTCAAATGAAAATCGAGACAAATTCaggaaaaaaagtaaaaaaaacccTTCATCTTATCTTGCATAACCTTTCTCAATATTTGGgaattgccaaaaaaaaaaaattcaaaacacaCAATTTAAGAAAAATAGATCTTAAAACATCAATTCATACTAGAGCGTGCTTGCTCAGAGAATGGTATATTCCCACAGAGCAACAATCGGTGCTGTAAAAGTTGCAGGCATCAAGTTTAAAAACCTTGGTTAACCTGGATGATTTTGTTTATCCACAGTGTGTAACAAAATTATACTTTAATTTTCTAATTACACGTGGAGAAATGCTTTAGATAAATGACTATGATAAAAGGATTACATGCTGGCTGGAAGGACGAGATCTCGAATATACATTAGCCTAGTTTAATTTTTTATGTTGGTTCACTACTAGAAAATCGATTTTAATGGACGGAGGTTTTTCCGGACGATGGCCATCGTCCGGGAAGAGCTACTACACGCCAAAAAACGGACCCACTAGCACCTGCATGTTTGACCCACTTTCCCGGACGACTCCAAATCGTCCCGGaagatattatttaattattattatttttggctggaaaatatttggctccaaAATGTGGAAATTTGGGCGCCTTTTTCTTTCCGGACGATAAATCGTCCGGAATGGGTCGTCCGGGAAAAGTTTCGGCAGAAAAGCTGAAACTTGGCTACCTTTTTCTCACTTTCACCTACCAAAAAAACTCACACAACTCCGGTGATATCGAGCGATTTCCGGCGATTTCCTGCTTCTTCCACACCAAATCCAACAATCTTTCATCCCAATCACTACCAAGGTATGTTCTTcacttttttcttttttaattttgatTCTTTTTCATGTTTAGTTTGTTAAAACCCCAAATCCGAAAATTGGGGTTAACAtttgataattgttgtgattatataTGTTTTAGCTTATGATTTTCATGTTTAGTTTGTTACTATGCTTATGTTTGATGATTCCTTGAATATTTTGAGGCTTTAAATCCGAATTTAGTTAGTAAAGTGGTGGGTTTTGTGATGAAATTGTCAAGAACATGAAATTGTTGTATGACAATATGTTTAGGTTCATGAATTTCATGCTTAGTTTGTTAAGTTGCTTAAGTTTTGATTATAATTGGTCCTAAAATCCAATTTTAATTAGTAAATTGATAGGTTTGATGAAGAAAATGTTATGTACATTTTTAATTAGAAAAATTAGTATAagtatataattataagtatacaagtataagtatataattataaatgttattgtttatgtttatgtttatgcttatgattatgcttatgtttatgtttatgtttatgtttattgttGTATGCTTATTGTTAGGTTTAGTGGTTAATTTCGAAATAGTTCTACCTTATGTTCGAAATTAACCAATCCTATAGAATATCCGTCCAAGGTTAATTTATTAGAAATTAACTTTAGAAGGTCCCCTTTTTGGGACCGCTTTCTGTGTGTTTTGTCTCTTTTAGGATTTGGATGCGTATTACAAATTTACTAGTTACGAAAAATTTGGTAAACATTTTCCCTTTACTCCTACAAATATGCGTTTAATACGACATATTTGGGGAGTTTAGGGGAAATGCTGCCGAATTTTTTCTTACTGGTAAATTAGTTGTACGCATCCATAGTTGAGACAAAACATTCAGAGAGTGGGTTAGGTTGCTTTCCATAGTTGGACTACCCGACcttgattaaaaatataataagtgTTATTAATTTTAAAGTTTTTTGTTGCTTTAAACTTGCTTTAATTAGGTAATTGTTATGACGATTGAAAAGAGTTGGATTAAAATACGACATCCATTTGATCCTGACTTTACCAGTGGTCTTGATGCATTTATTGAGAGGTGTGAAAACAATTTGAATTCGCTCGGTAAGTGTAGTTGCCCGTGTAAACATTGTGGTAATACAGTTTTTCTTAAACCTAAACATATAAAAGAACATATTATTTTAAATGGGTTTGAACCCtcttatactatgtggcggtatcACGGTGAACTACCACAACCACCCGAAATATACAACACAACGAACCCTCTAAGAAATTTCTTGCACGATATTGAGTTGGAGCGAGAACCTAATTATGCAGCTGAAGATCCGAATGACGATGAGACTATGGATGACACGACCGCAACTCTTCTTGAGGATTTAATTAACTCCACCCAAACCGAGCTATATGCTGGTAGCAGGTTGTCCTCATTAGAGTTTTTAGCCAAGTTAACACACCTTAAGGTCTTGAATAGATGGACGAATACTTCATTCGACCAATTGTTAGAATTACTCGTACAATCACATCCTCCAGATAACACAATTCCGAAATCATTTTACGAAACCAAGAAGTGGATGAGAAAGATCGGTTTAGGGTATGAAGCGATACATGCTTGTAAGAATGATTGTTGTTTGTTTTATAAAGAATACAAAGATTTGGAAAACTGTCCAATATGTAAAGCGAGTAGATGGAAAGATGAACGCACATCGGGGAAGAAAGTTCCTAATAAAGTTTTGCGTTATTTTCCAGTAACTCCAAGACTAAAACGTTTGTACAGTTCTAGATACACTGCAAAAGATATGATTTGGCATGCTACTGGGCGGTGCACTAAAGATGGTAAGATGCGTCATCCGGTAGATGGTCGATCTTGGAGAGAAATTGACAAAAGATATCCGGATTTTGCACGTGAACCCATAAACGTTCGATTAGGGTTGGCTGCTGATGGTTTCAATCCATTTGGCAACATGAATAATGCTTACAGCATGTGGCCAGTAATATTGACAACGTACAATACACCGCCGTGGATATGTATGAAAGAAAGTTCTCTCATGTTGACTCTGTTAATTCCTGGTCCTAAATCACCTGGAAAAGATATTGATGTTTACTTGAGGCCTTTAGTTGATGAACTGAAGATTTTATGGTCCGAAGGAGTTGTTGCGCATGACTCAGTTACAAACACGTATTTTCAAATGAAAGCAATGCTTATTTGGACCATAAATGATTATCCTGCCCGTGGTAGTTTGTCCGGTTGGAGTGGCCAAGGCTATAAAGCATGCCCTACATGTAACGAGGACACTCCTGCTATGCGTGTAGAAAACAAAATTGTTTATGTCAGTAACAGACAAAAACTTGAACCGAATCACCCATACAGAGAAAACTTACAATTCAATGGTAAGGTTGATCATACCCCAAAACCTAGAAATTTCAAAGTGCACGAGatcgaaaaacaacttgaagatttGT comes from Rutidosis leptorrhynchoides isolate AG116_Rl617_1_P2 chromosome 4, CSIRO_AGI_Rlap_v1, whole genome shotgun sequence and encodes:
- the LOC139843271 gene encoding uncharacterized protein — protein: MEKKTPFFLTNLLKRGVQKDESSEGNGWGNNVDDTKFNGWGSSLASTSSSPITNGWGDEPDPPDSHSNVWGFSSSSKPRFLEINTNGWAYEKPNDEYNGWGSGSSKFQNPEASSNGWMMNDPHEDGLNGWSTAPKSTTPKESSNQRVNGQPEHESVCKKVDINKEQRPFEVESWAPSAPPLIDDSFIEDHNLTNVSGNVLVAKSESKSGDALCVVCWEARVEGACVPCGHMSCCMACLDNIESKQGTCPVCRAKIDKVMRIYAVSTQ